One genomic segment of Candidatus Fukatsuia endosymbiont of Tuberolachnus salignus includes these proteins:
- a CDS encoding TcfC E-set like domain-containing protein — MARYRYKIVLVFLFYMLTVNINAKEIDIEYLVPDGFSAAEQNIDMKLFVMLNGKALPGPFYFSEELKRLSFNTQLYRDNAISESTIQLLERILSQLPYMQCVNGCDYMLIGYRITLDKINQSLNIIDGTHEIVMPATTWGFVHNQSIYLGAATNHYRAMSINGQGYIGLPAQSFSYINWFYNRTHQENNNFTRQGISNWYLQKNFPRTYLRLGQKNNLDSQASVVHTLVNPWLDQFITLGSQHYFTQDKPVNNTLVLYAVSSGDYEFYHEGRLIHRIPAQVGRNTIDYDQLPGGYYDLDIRLIDSIGHQVSQEKIAISNIDYQGSQGWFITSGRGQHAENLLQFGQSINTRYFQYNFTLVGNSDHQWATEGNISRPMEANGIKFSPTFGVLSGEKNSGGYGHLRSGNRTLGYLTLSHYQHPDISIYVSGRQNSHLSYSRNVGSVQLNYRLNDTNRRLQQSIVNVFYLS; from the coding sequence ATGGCTAGGTATAGATATAAAATAGTGCTGGTTTTTTTATTCTATATGCTAACTGTTAATATTAATGCAAAAGAAATAGATATTGAATATTTGGTGCCAGATGGATTTTCTGCCGCTGAACAAAATATTGACATGAAATTATTTGTGATGCTAAACGGCAAAGCTTTGCCTGGTCCATTTTATTTTTCAGAAGAATTAAAAAGGCTGAGTTTCAATACACAACTTTATCGTGATAATGCTATCAGTGAATCCACGATACAATTATTAGAAAGAATATTATCTCAATTACCTTATATGCAATGTGTAAATGGCTGTGACTATATGTTAATTGGTTATCGTATTACCCTAGACAAAATTAATCAATCGCTGAATATCATCGATGGTACCCACGAAATTGTAATGCCAGCGACTACTTGGGGATTCGTTCATAATCAATCTATTTATTTAGGTGCTGCTACTAATCATTATCGCGCTATGTCAATCAATGGTCAGGGTTATATTGGTCTACCTGCACAGTCTTTTAGTTATATCAACTGGTTTTATAACAGGACGCATCAAGAAAATAATAATTTTACTCGTCAGGGCATTAGTAATTGGTATTTACAAAAAAATTTTCCACGAACTTATCTTCGACTGGGACAGAAAAATAATCTGGATAGCCAAGCAAGTGTTGTTCATACCCTGGTCAATCCCTGGTTGGACCAGTTTATTACCTTGGGTAGCCAGCATTATTTTACACAGGATAAACCTGTAAACAATACCTTAGTGCTTTATGCCGTTAGCTCAGGTGATTATGAATTTTATCACGAGGGGCGTTTAATTCACCGTATTCCTGCTCAAGTAGGACGTAATACCATTGATTATGATCAGTTACCTGGCGGATATTACGATCTCGATATCCGTTTAATAGATAGTATCGGTCACCAAGTTAGCCAAGAGAAGATTGCCATCAGTAATATCGATTATCAAGGTAGTCAAGGTTGGTTCATTACCAGCGGTCGCGGACAGCACGCAGAAAATCTATTACAGTTTGGTCAGAGTATAAATACGCGTTATTTCCAATACAATTTTACATTGGTTGGTAATAGTGATCACCAATGGGCAACTGAAGGTAATATATCGCGTCCAATGGAAGCCAATGGCATCAAGTTCAGCCCAACTTTTGGGGTGCTTTCAGGCGAAAAAAACAGCGGCGGCTATGGCCATTTGCGCAGCGGTAATCGGACCCTAGGTTATCTGACCTTATCCCATTACCAACACCCTGATATTTCTATCTACGTATCTGGACGGCAAAATAGCCATCTTTCTTACAGCCGCAATGTCGGTTCAGTCCAGCTGAATTATCGCTTAAACGACACTAACCGTCGTCTACAACAGAGTATAGTGAACGTATTTTATTTGTCATAA
- a CDS encoding tyrosine-type recombinase/integrase, with the protein MARKRKPANRDLPPNLYVRNNGYYCYRDPRTGKEYGVGSVKRIAINEAIAMNMQIFDQRDSLINRINEVNTLSVTEWVVKFTEKLHQRGLRPKTFSDYQSRLAVITRAFPGKALNSLTTKEIAEFLNSYSNQGKTTTAKLIRNSLIDMFKEAIAEGHLTTNPVTATRNPRIQIQRERLSLENFLVIREVANQQQPWVGLSMDLALLTGQRVGDIQRMRWQDIYEGKWWVEQQKTGMKLAIPLTLSLEIINKDLAGILNDCRQQIRGEESVFIGKKKTHLSSKSLSRGFAGSREKSGLEWQGKPPSFHEIRSLSARLHSEARGKDFAQKLLGHKSAIMTDKYRDSRGSEWDEI; encoded by the coding sequence ATGGCACGCAAAAGAAAGCCGGCTAACCGAGACCTGCCGCCCAATCTGTATGTCCGTAATAACGGCTACTATTGCTACCGAGACCCCCGCACAGGTAAGGAATACGGCGTAGGGAGCGTGAAACGTATCGCGATTAACGAAGCGATTGCCATGAACATGCAGATTTTTGACCAACGTGATAGTTTAATAAACAGAATCAACGAGGTTAATACGTTGTCGGTGACAGAATGGGTTGTTAAATTTACGGAAAAATTGCATCAACGCGGCCTTCGTCCTAAGACATTCTCAGACTACCAATCAAGATTAGCCGTCATCACCCGTGCTTTTCCTGGTAAGGCGCTCAATTCCCTCACAACCAAAGAGATTGCTGAATTTCTAAATAGTTACAGTAATCAAGGTAAAACGACCACCGCCAAATTAATCCGCAATTCTTTGATAGATATGTTTAAAGAAGCCATTGCAGAAGGGCATTTGACAACTAATCCGGTTACAGCGACGAGGAACCCTCGCATACAGATACAGCGAGAACGCTTATCGCTGGAAAATTTTCTGGTGATCAGAGAGGTAGCAAACCAGCAGCAACCGTGGGTGGGATTAAGCATGGATTTAGCCTTGCTCACTGGTCAAAGAGTAGGGGATATTCAACGGATGCGGTGGCAAGATATTTATGAGGGGAAATGGTGGGTAGAGCAACAGAAGACCGGGATGAAATTGGCGATACCCTTAACCTTAAGTTTGGAGATAATTAATAAAGACCTTGCAGGCATTCTCAATGATTGTCGGCAACAAATAAGGGGTGAAGAGTCCGTATTTATAGGGAAGAAAAAAACTCACCTCAGTTCTAAAAGCTTGTCTCGAGGCTTTGCAGGGTCAAGAGAAAAATCCGGTTTGGAATGGCAGGGTAAACCGCCTTCATTTCACGAAATCAGAAGTTTATCCGCGAGGCTACACAGTGAAGCCAGAGGTAAGGATTTTGCACAGAAATTACTGGGACACAAATCCGCTATCATGACGGACAAATACCGTGATAGCAGAGGGAGTGAGTGGGACGAAATTTGA
- a CDS encoding excisionase yields the protein MEISLKQWNQNQPRPRCMEQVRRWVRSGVIQPPPRRDGREYLVEAHAVKIDPTNPASYAGKRLMERLYHGTQKKAG from the coding sequence ATGGAAATCAGCCTCAAGCAATGGAATCAAAACCAGCCTCGCCCGCGTTGCATGGAACAAGTACGTCGATGGGTCCGCTCTGGCGTCATCCAACCGCCACCGCGTCGCGATGGCCGAGAATATCTTGTCGAGGCGCATGCCGTAAAAATTGACCCAACAAACCCCGCCAGTTACGCCGGAAAACGCTTAATGGAGAGACTGTATCATGGCACGCAAAAGAAAGCCGGCTAA
- a CDS encoding PAS domain-containing protein → MMKKITKVSRSLPLTSMMENSQDVWGIKDCDSRFIYTNRAFLDFLNLPQGFDVIGRRDDELPTCIAEFALIIQKLEREVIKSGQKITLIKTHFFGREQKLQPYLYETFPLHNKERNASAPFFMAENWLLFHCHTTWIS, encoded by the coding sequence ATGATGAAAAAAATAACAAAGGTATCACGTTCATTACCTCTGACATCTATGATGGAAAATAGTCAAGATGTTTGGGGAATAAAAGACTGTGACTCACGTTTTATTTATACCAATCGTGCTTTTCTTGACTTTTTAAATTTGCCACAAGGATTTGATGTGATAGGGCGGCGTGATGATGAACTTCCTACGTGTATTGCAGAATTTGCTTTAATAATTCAAAAACTGGAAAGAGAGGTTATAAAAAGCGGACAGAAAATTACCCTCATTAAAACGCATTTCTTTGGTCGTGAGCAGAAACTGCAACCTTATTTATACGAAACCTTTCCGTTGCATAATAAAGAAAGAAATGCATCGGCACCGTTTTTTATGGCAGAAAATTGGCTATTATTTCACTGCCACACTACGTGGATAAGCTGA
- a CDS encoding transcriptional regulator yields the protein MANIDITQFPELREVFPELTPVQFETAMLFALGVSQKDIALLRSVSYPAVKQTLASAKLKFEPYSLHGLFTVFHVRLALFALKGCRKR from the coding sequence ATGGCTAACATCGATATTACCCAATTTCCTGAATTACGGGAAGTGTTTCCTGAATTAACACCGGTGCAATTTGAAACGGCGATGCTTTTCGCGTTAGGCGTGTCACAAAAAGACATCGCCTTATTACGTTCTGTGTCCTATCCCGCAGTGAAACAGACGTTGGCAAGTGCAAAACTCAAATTTGAACCGTATTCGCTGCATGGTCTGTTTACCGTATTTCATGTCCGCCTTGCGCTTTTTGCTTTGAAGGGATGTAGAAAGCGATAG
- a CDS encoding Rha family transcriptional regulator gives MSNVITLYQQVKMSSREIARLTDKQHKHVLDDCRKMFESINIQSAEFSADYKDTSGRTYQEYLLDQDLTMTLVMGYSIPFRHRVATRWRELEEKTTQPVCVLPNFEDPPVAAMAWAEQFREKTKLALVNKEQEAELQELKNLFKEGITTTQFCKMLNGINTQQINHCLADRNWLYNESKSHIRWRATSYARDRYLTEHQHKISIHSGDDFIKYQPVLLRKGAIRLFDLYRKNKLPMKTHWDGQFTHAKELNIAS, from the coding sequence ATGTCAAATGTCATCACTCTCTATCAACAGGTAAAAATGTCTAGCCGTGAAATTGCTCGACTAACGGATAAACAACATAAACATGTTCTCGATGATTGTCGCAAAATGTTCGAATCGATCAACATTCAATCGGCCGAGTTTTCGGCTGATTATAAAGACACCAGTGGTCGCACCTATCAAGAGTATTTGCTTGACCAGGATTTAACCATGACACTGGTCATGGGTTACAGTATTCCATTTCGCCATAGAGTTGCCACTCGCTGGCGGGAGCTGGAGGAGAAAACAACACAGCCTGTCTGTGTATTGCCTAATTTCGAAGACCCCCCTGTTGCGGCTATGGCATGGGCAGAGCAGTTTCGTGAAAAAACCAAGTTGGCTTTAGTAAACAAAGAACAGGAAGCGGAATTACAGGAGTTGAAAAACCTGTTTAAGGAAGGAATAACGACGACTCAGTTTTGCAAAATGCTCAACGGTATTAACACACAACAGATTAATCACTGTTTAGCGGACAGAAATTGGCTCTATAACGAAAGTAAATCCCATATCCGCTGGCGTGCAACCTCTTATGCACGTGACCGATATTTGACGGAACATCAACATAAAATCAGCATTCATAGCGGTGATGACTTTATCAAATACCAACCGGTTTTACTACGCAAAGGGGCAATCCGATTATTTGACCTCTACCGCAAAAATAAGCTGCCGATGAAAACCCATTGGGACGGGCAATTCACCCACGCCAAAGAACTCAACATTGCGTCATAA
- a CDS encoding Rpn family recombination-promoting nuclease/putative transposase, producing MPDISKPHDKLFKGTLQHQQITLDWLKAHLPKRILKLIDISTLKMVPNELSPKWPDTLYSDVVFSCKIKGQLSYIYILAEHQSSDDEMMAFRILCYVVELMNYHLKQGHKKLPIVLPLVLYHGEKSPYPHSRAIWECFEEPKLAKKLALKPFQLIDLTVMSDEEINRHGLASVMEILFKHYREKQSPLTWLEALLSEEKMTTIYTQVSRDYFKDVLRYFIEICGRASDLAESDELDKSLALWLNSVPQAKEDIMTFAQQLEKRGEKRGIEQGIQQGMQQGEKQASLKIAKELLSRGINRDVIKTSTGLSDQDIKDIEVLLH from the coding sequence GTGCCTGACATATCGAAGCCTCATGACAAATTATTTAAAGGGACCCTACAGCATCAACAGATTACGTTGGATTGGTTGAAGGCACATCTTCCAAAGAGGATCCTGAAGTTAATTGATATCTCCACGTTAAAGATGGTACCCAACGAGTTATCCCCTAAATGGCCTGATACACTGTATAGCGATGTGGTTTTCAGTTGTAAGATTAAAGGCCAACTGAGCTACATCTATATTTTGGCGGAACATCAAAGCAGTGATGATGAAATGATGGCATTTCGTATCCTCTGTTACGTTGTCGAGTTGATGAACTACCACTTAAAGCAGGGTCATAAAAAATTGCCGATTGTGTTGCCCTTAGTGCTCTATCACGGAGAAAAATCGCCTTATCCCCACTCACGAGCAATCTGGGAATGTTTTGAGGAGCCAAAATTAGCAAAAAAATTGGCCCTGAAGCCCTTTCAATTGATTGATTTAACAGTCATGTCAGATGAAGAGATAAATCGACATGGTTTAGCGTCAGTGATGGAAATCTTATTCAAACACTACCGTGAAAAGCAATCTCCCCTCACCTGGTTAGAGGCGTTGTTATCTGAAGAGAAAATGACTACAATTTACACACAAGTGAGCCGTGACTATTTCAAAGACGTACTGAGGTACTTTATTGAAATATGTGGTAGAGCCAGTGATTTGGCAGAATCAGATGAGCTGGACAAGTCATTAGCACTGTGGCTTAATTCCGTTCCACAAGCAAAGGAAGACATTATGACATTTGCACAACAACTCGAAAAACGGGGCGAAAAACGGGGTATAGAACAGGGAATACAACAGGGCATGCAACAGGGAGAAAAACAAGCATCCTTAAAAATTGCGAAAGAACTTCTCTCTCGAGGGATAAATCGCGATGTAATTAAAACGTCTACTGGACTTTCTGACCAAGATATTAAAGATATTGAAGTATTGCTACATTAA
- a CDS encoding IS630 family transposase: MKIELTADQKITLEAQHRQSHDRRVCDRIRCVLLSADGWTPPMIAHSQLINETTVRRHLTDYHKLNKLKPENGGSDGYLNAEQTTSLVEHLTQPLYHHNHQIVAYIAGRWNITFTVSGLYKGLKQHGFSYKKPKGVPHKFAVEKQQQFIKTYSELKDAAGNDPILFIDAVHPTQATKISYGWIRKGQDKTIETTGSRTRLNIMGALNIQNVANPIIRDDETINSENVVHFLSAIRAHYPITTTAHVILEGAGYHRSQLVQDAALTLNIQLHYLPPYSPNLNPIERLWKVMNEQTRNNRYYPSKQSFKNDILNFFEVKLPQMASSLVSRLNDNCQALNPAS; the protein is encoded by the coding sequence ATGAAAATAGAGCTGACTGCTGACCAGAAAATTACCCTCGAAGCCCAACATCGTCAAAGCCATGACCGCCGTGTCTGTGACAGGATCCGGTGTGTTTTGTTGTCCGCAGACGGCTGGACTCCCCCTATGATTGCTCACTCACAGCTCATTAATGAAACCACGGTGCGGCGCCACCTTACAGACTATCATAAACTCAACAAGCTCAAGCCTGAAAATGGCGGCTCCGATGGCTATCTCAATGCGGAACAGACCACGTCGCTGGTTGAACATCTCACCCAGCCGCTCTACCACCACAATCACCAAATTGTGGCGTATATCGCTGGACGCTGGAACATCACCTTTACCGTATCAGGTCTGTATAAAGGGTTGAAGCAGCATGGCTTTAGCTATAAAAAGCCGAAAGGTGTTCCGCATAAATTTGCCGTTGAGAAACAGCAGCAATTTATAAAGACCTACAGCGAATTGAAAGACGCCGCGGGTAATGACCCCATACTGTTTATTGATGCCGTTCATCCGACACAAGCCACCAAAATAAGCTACGGCTGGATACGAAAAGGCCAGGATAAAACGATAGAGACCACCGGGAGCAGAACGCGGTTGAATATCATGGGAGCCTTGAACATCCAGAATGTGGCTAACCCCATAATCCGTGATGATGAGACGATTAACAGCGAAAATGTGGTTCACTTCCTGTCTGCCATTCGCGCGCATTATCCCATCACGACAACGGCACATGTGATCCTCGAGGGTGCAGGCTATCACCGTTCACAGCTTGTGCAAGACGCCGCGCTTACGTTGAATATCCAGCTTCATTACCTTCCGCCGTATAGCCCGAATCTAAACCCGATAGAGCGATTGTGGAAGGTGATGAATGAGCAAACACGAAACAATAGATATTACCCATCTAAACAGAGTTTTAAGAACGATATCTTAAACTTCTTTGAAGTGAAGCTACCACAAATGGCAAGTTCTCTGGTATCTCGCTTAAACGATAATTGCCAGGCGCTAAATCCTGCATCTTGA
- a CDS encoding SH3 domain-containing protein, translating to MNAFGLIKNLVKIMKKIISIILFLALIGYIFQIQRLRIDEKDHNSKAVYNYNVVDPTKRIFPLDGYDQNIDSWIPPNAKNYHIPILMDKSQNLYFSYLKSRYFGITENDESPWNPTFITKELGIVGENKIKNDVEKSIEKFTNNNSHVYGENFRKRTNSWKQWLRENASIDIDKQFNSHNRAIMITESSVRILPTETPAFDDFKKAGEGYPFDMLQISSVKPGTPVYIFGESKDKAWKLIISPSVTGWVKNNDLAKTDEKFISQWRAYAEQALGAFTKEPVSVNDLQGHFRFIAKIGTLLPIKSDETKGNLVVIPIRNEEGYAKIAYSVVTEDAFSLMPIKTTPKNFAKLIKSMHGKPYGWGNLYLNNDCSAEIRNLMLPFGVFFPRSSTNQAKVGRQIDLSHYDSAGRLAYLVRNGKPFTTIIYIKGHVMLYTGNAKVNGKVTPMTYQNVWGIKPEKEESRSIIGGSVFLPLLSIYPEDPSLESFASKELFKLIYLD from the coding sequence ATGAATGCTTTTGGTTTAATAAAAAATTTGGTAAAAATTATGAAAAAAATTATTTCTATAATTTTATTTTTAGCGTTGATTGGCTATATCTTTCAAATTCAACGCCTCAGAATTGATGAAAAAGATCACAATTCTAAAGCAGTTTATAACTATAATGTCGTAGATCCCACAAAAAGAATTTTTCCTTTGGATGGATATGATCAAAATATTGATTCGTGGATACCCCCTAATGCAAAAAATTACCATATCCCCATATTAATGGATAAATCCCAAAATTTGTATTTTTCCTATCTTAAATCACGTTATTTTGGTATTACAGAAAACGATGAGTCGCCATGGAATCCTACTTTTATTACAAAAGAATTAGGCATCGTGGGTGAAAATAAAATAAAAAATGACGTGGAAAAATCTATTGAAAAATTCACAAATAATAATAGTCATGTTTATGGAGAAAACTTTAGAAAAAGGACAAATTCTTGGAAACAATGGTTAAGAGAAAATGCAAGTATTGATATTGATAAGCAATTTAATTCCCACAACAGAGCGATAATGATTACCGAGTCTTCAGTAAGAATACTTCCGACTGAAACGCCAGCATTTGATGATTTCAAAAAGGCAGGAGAGGGCTATCCATTTGATATGCTGCAGATTTCATCTGTTAAGCCTGGTACACCAGTTTATATTTTCGGCGAAAGTAAAGATAAAGCATGGAAACTGATTATTTCTCCATCGGTTACAGGCTGGGTGAAGAATAATGATTTAGCTAAAACAGACGAAAAATTTATCTCACAGTGGAGAGCTTATGCTGAACAAGCATTGGGGGCTTTTACAAAAGAGCCTGTATCAGTCAATGATTTACAAGGTCATTTTAGATTTATTGCGAAGATAGGGACACTACTTCCAATAAAGAGTGATGAGACAAAGGGTAATTTGGTAGTGATACCGATTAGAAATGAAGAAGGTTATGCAAAAATAGCTTATTCTGTTGTTACAGAAGACGCGTTTTCACTTATGCCAATAAAAACAACCCCTAAAAATTTTGCCAAATTGATTAAATCTATGCATGGAAAACCCTATGGTTGGGGAAACCTTTATTTAAATAACGATTGTTCTGCAGAAATTCGTAATCTGATGCTGCCTTTTGGTGTGTTTTTTCCTAGAAGCTCGACTAATCAGGCTAAGGTAGGACGACAAATAGACCTTAGCCACTACGATAGTGCAGGCAGATTGGCATATCTGGTAAGAAACGGAAAACCATTTACTACCATCATATATATAAAGGGGCACGTGATGTTGTATACGGGCAATGCTAAAGTTAATGGTAAAGTTACACCTATGACATATCAAAATGTCTGGGGGATCAAGCCAGAAAAGGAAGAGAGCAGAAGTATTATCGGTGGTTCTGTATTTTTACCACTTTTGAGTATTTATCCAGAAGATCCGTCATTAGAATCATTTGCGAGTAAAGAATTATTTAAACTCATCTATCTTGATTAA